A genome region from Bradyrhizobium commune includes the following:
- a CDS encoding DHCW motif cupin fold protein: MKLPTSPFTVTDWSKVEPTTHPGETGEAKWRTLNIGDLRVRMVEYSPGYLADHWCDRGHVIYIVKGELDSELRDGRKFKLTPGMSYQVSDFGDAAHRSSTAVGATLFIVD; the protein is encoded by the coding sequence ATGAAACTCCCCACTTCCCCCTTCACCGTCACCGACTGGAGCAAGGTCGAACCGACGACGCATCCCGGCGAGACCGGCGAGGCCAAATGGCGGACGCTGAACATCGGCGACCTCCGCGTGCGGATGGTCGAATATTCGCCGGGCTATCTCGCCGATCATTGGTGCGACCGCGGCCACGTGATCTACATCGTGAAGGGTGAGCTCGACAGCGAGCTGCGCGACGGGCGCAAGTTCAAGCTGACGCCGGGCATGAGCTACCAGGTCTCGGATTTCGGCGATGCCGCGCATCGTTCGTCCACGGCCGTGGGCGCGACGCTCTTCATCGTCGACTGA
- a CDS encoding ribbon-helix-helix domain-containing protein, whose translation MNFNLYLDDKTAEELDQTAKTLGESRSGLIRKALREWLDKKTLGSPGWPSQILEWQGAADMPPFESHRDELLPPRDDALS comes from the coding sequence ATGAACTTCAACCTGTATCTTGACGACAAGACCGCCGAGGAACTGGACCAGACGGCAAAGACGCTTGGCGAAAGCCGCAGCGGATTGATCCGCAAGGCGCTGCGCGAATGGCTGGACAAGAAAACGCTCGGCAGTCCCGGCTGGCCATCTCAGATATTGGAATGGCAGGGCGCAGCCGACATGCCGCCGTTCGAATCGCATCGCGATGAATTGCTGCCACCGCGAGATGATGCGTTGTCGTGA
- a CDS encoding NADP-dependent oxidoreductase: MAEAKRIVLAARPTGEPKPSDFRLEEFAVPTPGAGEVLLRTIWLSLDPYMRGRMSEGPSYAAPVPIGGVMEGEAVSEVAASNNPDFAVGDIVRIRSGWQTHAISNGKGLIKVDPKLGPISTSIGVLGMPGMTAYTGLLDIGKPQAGETVVVAGASGAVGSAVGQIAKIKGARAVGIAGGKDKCDYVVNELGFDACIDHRDPDLAAKLKDACPKGIDVYFENVGGAVFEAVFPLLNPFARVPVCGLIAHYNDTEAKPPKWAASMMRAILSKRLTFRGFIVSDFASRHGDFLRDMSGWVREGRVKYKEFVTEGLESAPGAFMGLLKGANFGKQLVRVGQDKA, translated from the coding sequence ATGGCCGAAGCAAAACGCATCGTTCTCGCCGCGCGTCCCACAGGCGAACCGAAGCCGTCCGATTTCCGCTTGGAGGAATTCGCAGTCCCGACACCGGGCGCGGGCGAAGTCCTGCTGCGCACGATCTGGCTCTCGCTCGATCCCTATATGCGCGGGCGCATGAGTGAGGGTCCGTCCTACGCTGCACCGGTGCCGATCGGCGGCGTGATGGAGGGCGAGGCGGTCAGCGAGGTCGCGGCCTCCAACAATCCGGATTTCGCGGTCGGCGACATCGTTCGCATCCGCTCGGGCTGGCAGACGCATGCGATCTCGAACGGCAAGGGCCTGATCAAGGTCGATCCCAAGCTCGGCCCGATCTCGACCTCCATCGGCGTGCTCGGCATGCCTGGCATGACCGCCTACACGGGCCTGCTCGACATCGGCAAGCCGCAAGCGGGCGAGACCGTCGTTGTCGCCGGCGCGTCAGGCGCGGTCGGCTCGGCCGTGGGCCAGATCGCGAAGATCAAGGGCGCGCGCGCCGTTGGAATTGCCGGCGGCAAGGACAAGTGCGACTACGTCGTCAACGAGCTCGGCTTCGATGCCTGCATTGATCACCGCGATCCCGATTTGGCCGCGAAGCTGAAGGACGCCTGCCCGAAGGGCATCGATGTCTATTTCGAGAATGTCGGCGGCGCGGTGTTCGAGGCGGTGTTCCCGCTGCTCAATCCGTTCGCCCGCGTGCCGGTCTGTGGCCTGATCGCTCATTACAACGACACCGAAGCCAAGCCGCCGAAATGGGCCGCGTCGATGATGCGCGCGATCCTTTCCAAGCGGCTGACCTTCCGCGGCTTCATCGTTTCGGATTTTGCGTCCCGTCACGGCGACTTCCTGCGCGACATGTCCGGATGGGTCCGTGAGGGCAGGGTCAAATACAAGGAGTTCGTCACCGAGGGCCTGGAGAGCGCTCCCGGCGCCTTCATGGGCCTTCTGAAGGGCGCCAATTTCGGCAAGCAGCTGGTCCGGGTCGGGCAAGACAAGGCTTAG
- a CDS encoding SDR family NAD(P)-dependent oxidoreductase yields MGKLDGKVAVITGGSSGMALASARRFVGEGAYVFITGRRQEALDEAVKLIGRNVTGVRGDAANLDDLDRLFDAVKREKGRIDVLYASAGTGDAVPLGEVTEQHFDATFGLNTRGTLFTVQKALPLFGDGGSIFMTGSVASVKGFPGYGVYAASKAALRSFARTWLNELKGRNIRVNVLSPGPIATPMQDQVLTEEAKRMFESLIPRGKMGRPEEIAAVALFLASDDSSFVNGVELSVDGGFSAI; encoded by the coding sequence ATGGGAAAGTTGGACGGTAAGGTTGCAGTCATCACGGGTGGATCGAGCGGCATGGCGCTGGCGAGCGCCAGGCGGTTCGTCGGAGAAGGCGCCTACGTTTTCATCACGGGCCGGAGGCAGGAGGCGCTCGACGAGGCCGTCAAGCTGATTGGCCGGAACGTGACCGGCGTGCGCGGCGACGCGGCCAATCTCGACGACCTCGACCGTCTGTTCGACGCGGTCAAGCGCGAAAAGGGCAGGATCGACGTGCTGTACGCGAGCGCCGGCACGGGCGACGCCGTTCCGCTGGGCGAGGTTACCGAGCAGCATTTCGATGCGACCTTCGGCCTGAATACGCGCGGCACCCTGTTCACGGTGCAAAAGGCGTTGCCGCTGTTTGGCGATGGCGGATCGATCTTCATGACCGGGTCGGTTGCTTCGGTGAAGGGATTTCCCGGCTACGGCGTGTATGCGGCGAGCAAGGCGGCGTTGCGCTCATTCGCACGCACCTGGCTCAACGAACTGAAGGGCAGGAATATCCGGGTGAACGTGCTGAGCCCGGGGCCGATCGCCACGCCGATGCAGGACCAGGTTCTCACCGAGGAGGCAAAGCGGATGTTCGAATCCCTGATCCCGCGGGGAAAGATGGGTCGTCCTGAGGAAATTGCGGCGGTCGCGCTGTTTCTCGCTTCAGACGATTCGAGCTTCGTGAACGGCGTGGAGCTGTCCGTCGACGGTGGCTTCTCGGCCATCTGA
- a CDS encoding LysR family transcriptional regulator yields MIDWDDVRYFLAVARGGSVRAAAERLGVNHATVLRRIAQLEERLGAHMFEKLPSGYRLTAAGEEVLEFADQMEASSHLLETRVFGRDQSVRGLLRVTLAPPVATHLLMPDFADFARLHPDIEMDILSSGELANLTNREADVAIRVVYDRKTLPLNLHGLKGPGLFGGVYMSRDRLAAWRAGAPDPVRWIVISIHGIPDWASEGEVRTTGVPFRTSDAEAQIAAVRQGLGITTLPCFVGDADPLLVRVPGTDLHMYGTLWLLTQGETRQTKRVRLFTEFVSRRLAAYAPLLAGLSVSRD; encoded by the coding sequence ATGATCGACTGGGATGACGTTCGTTATTTTCTTGCCGTCGCGCGCGGAGGCTCGGTGCGGGCCGCCGCCGAGCGTCTCGGGGTGAACCACGCGACCGTGCTGCGACGCATCGCCCAACTGGAGGAACGGCTCGGGGCCCACATGTTCGAGAAGCTGCCTTCGGGCTACCGCCTGACGGCTGCGGGCGAGGAGGTCCTGGAGTTCGCGGACCAGATGGAAGCGTCGTCGCACCTGCTGGAGACGCGCGTCTTCGGACGCGACCAGAGCGTGCGCGGGCTTCTGCGGGTGACGCTGGCACCGCCCGTCGCGACACACCTGCTCATGCCGGATTTCGCCGATTTCGCGCGTCTGCACCCGGACATCGAGATGGACATCTTGTCGTCCGGCGAGCTGGCAAATTTGACCAACCGAGAGGCCGACGTCGCAATCCGCGTCGTCTACGACCGCAAAACCCTGCCGCTCAATCTTCACGGCCTGAAGGGACCGGGGCTGTTCGGCGGCGTCTACATGTCCCGTGATCGACTGGCCGCGTGGCGCGCGGGCGCGCCTGATCCTGTCCGGTGGATCGTCATAAGCATTCATGGAATTCCGGATTGGGCCAGCGAGGGTGAGGTTCGCACCACCGGGGTTCCATTCAGGACCTCGGACGCCGAGGCGCAGATCGCTGCGGTACGGCAAGGGCTCGGGATCACGACACTGCCGTGCTTCGTCGGAGACGCCGACCCCCTCCTGGTGAGGGTGCCGGGCACCGACCTGCACATGTACGGAACGCTCTGGCTTCTCACACAGGGGGAGACACGCCAGACGAAGCGCGTGCGGCTCTTCACTGAGTTCGTATCCCGCAGGCTCGCCGCGTACGCGCCGCTTCTCGCCGGA
- a CDS encoding RsmB/NOP family class I SAM-dependent RNA methyltransferase, with translation MTPAARLSAAIELIDTIERDRVPAAKALKEWGTAHRFAGSGDRAAIAGLVWDVLRRFASSAFLMDADTARARLIGMLRLERDMDTATMTALFDGGRFAPAPLTDAEQAALASRSLKDAPAAVAGDYPEWLDSHLAKVFGEDRAAEAVAMASRAPLDLRVNTLKSNRDKVLKALAHLHAKPTHWSATGLRIELSADARNPGIQAEEDFIKGAVEVQDEGSQLAAQFTAAKPGEQVIDLCAGAGGKTLALAALMQGKGRLIATDSDKRQLAPIHERLSRAGVHNADVRTPKGEVDPLADIRGSADLVVIDAPCTGTGTWRRNPDAKWRMRPGALEIRLRDQAEVLERAVPLVKPGGRVTYITCSVLSEENGEQVSAFVRRNPEFSVVPPEQTASVLWDKAEEFAAAALQSDEGWLMTPRRTGTDGFFVSVLKKAS, from the coding sequence ATGACTCCTGCTGCCCGGCTGTCCGCAGCCATCGAGCTGATCGACACCATCGAGCGCGACCGCGTGCCCGCGGCGAAGGCGCTGAAGGAGTGGGGCACCGCGCACCGCTTCGCCGGCTCCGGCGACCGCGCCGCCATTGCCGGCCTGGTCTGGGACGTGCTGCGCCGCTTCGCCTCCAGCGCCTTCCTGATGGACGCCGATACGGCCCGCGCACGGCTGATCGGCATGCTGCGTCTCGAGCGCGACATGGACACCGCCACCATGACCGCCTTGTTCGACGGCGGCCGCTTTGCGCCGGCGCCGTTGACGGACGCCGAGCAGGCCGCGCTCGCCTCGCGTTCCCTGAAGGATGCGCCCGCTGCCGTCGCCGGTGACTATCCGGAATGGCTCGATTCCCATCTGGCAAAGGTGTTCGGCGAGGACCGTGCGGCGGAGGCGGTCGCGATGGCGAGCCGGGCGCCGCTGGATCTGCGCGTCAACACGCTAAAATCCAATCGCGACAAGGTGCTGAAGGCACTTGCTCATCTTCATGCGAAACCGACGCATTGGTCCGCAACCGGCTTGCGCATCGAGCTCTCCGCCGATGCCCGCAATCCCGGCATCCAGGCCGAAGAGGATTTCATCAAGGGCGCCGTTGAAGTTCAGGATGAAGGATCGCAGCTTGCGGCCCAGTTCACCGCGGCAAAACCCGGCGAGCAGGTGATCGATCTCTGCGCCGGCGCGGGCGGCAAGACGCTCGCGCTCGCCGCCCTGATGCAGGGCAAGGGCCGGCTGATCGCGACCGACAGCGACAAGCGCCAGCTTGCGCCGATCCACGAACGGCTGTCGCGCGCCGGCGTGCACAATGCCGATGTCCGCACGCCCAAGGGCGAGGTCGATCCGCTGGCCGACATCCGCGGCTCCGCCGATCTCGTCGTGATCGACGCGCCCTGCACGGGAACCGGAACCTGGCGCCGCAATCCCGACGCCAAATGGCGCATGCGGCCGGGCGCGCTCGAGATCCGCCTGCGCGACCAGGCCGAGGTGCTGGAGCGCGCGGTTCCGCTGGTGAAGCCAGGCGGCCGCGTCACCTACATCACCTGCTCGGTGCTGTCGGAGGAGAATGGCGAGCAGGTCAGCGCCTTTGTCCGCCGCAATCCCGAGTTTTCGGTGGTGCCGCCGGAACAGACCGCGAGCGTGCTCTGGGACAAGGCCGAAGAGTTTGCGGCAGCCGCGCTGCAATCGGACGAAGGCTGGCTGATGACCCCGCGCCGTACGGGGACGGATGGGTTTTTCGTCTCGGTTTTGAAGAAAGCTTCGTAG
- a CDS encoding MAPEG family protein — protein sequence MSVQMVLLPVFVQIALTFALLLGMVFGRRRALVSGDTKIRDIALGEPNWPKGATQIANCYRNQFELPVLFYALIALALPLRHADLFIVLMSWVFVVCRLVHAGVFVSSNDFGRRSTIWLAGVLVLLAMWIYFALKILLLI from the coding sequence ATGTCTGTCCAAATGGTCTTGCTGCCCGTCTTCGTGCAGATCGCTCTCACCTTCGCGCTCCTGCTCGGCATGGTGTTCGGGCGCCGGCGCGCGCTGGTCTCCGGCGACACCAAGATCCGCGACATTGCGCTCGGCGAGCCGAACTGGCCGAAGGGCGCCACACAAATCGCCAATTGCTACCGCAACCAGTTCGAGCTGCCGGTGCTGTTCTACGCCCTGATCGCGCTTGCTCTCCCGCTGCGGCACGCCGATCTCTTCATCGTGCTGATGTCCTGGGTGTTCGTGGTGTGCCGCCTTGTACACGCCGGCGTCTTCGTCAGCTCGAACGATTTCGGCCGTCGTTCCACGATCTGGCTCGCTGGCGTGCTCGTGCTGCTGGCGATGTGGATCTACTTCGCCCTCAAGATTTTGTTGCTGATCTGA
- a CDS encoding type II toxin-antitoxin system VapC family toxin produces the protein MKYLLDTNVLSDFARGEQAVTARLRQEAPSQLAVSAITEMEVEYGLARNPNLAPRVRDVMRMLLNTISVVPLEREDARVAAQLRASLNSQGTPIGAYDVLLAASALRRGLKIVTHNAREFGRVGGLGLEDWRIL, from the coding sequence GTGAAGTATCTTCTCGACACCAATGTGCTGAGCGACTTCGCGCGCGGCGAACAGGCCGTCACGGCGCGGCTCCGTCAGGAAGCGCCATCTCAATTGGCCGTCTCGGCGATCACCGAGATGGAGGTCGAGTATGGGCTCGCTCGTAATCCCAATCTGGCGCCACGGGTGCGGGATGTGATGAGGATGCTCCTGAACACGATCTCCGTCGTGCCGCTCGAGCGCGAGGATGCTCGCGTGGCGGCGCAATTGCGGGCGAGCCTGAACAGCCAGGGAACTCCGATCGGCGCCTACGATGTGTTGCTCGCAGCCTCCGCCTTGCGGCGTGGGCTGAAGATCGTAACGCACAACGCGCGGGAGTTCGGTCGCGTCGGCGGCCTGGGGCTTGAGGATTGGCGTATCCTGTAA
- a CDS encoding cold-shock protein codes for MAMGTVKWFNNQKGFGFIQPDDGAKDVFVHISAVERAGLSTLNEGQKVSFDIVADRRSGKSSADNLRAG; via the coding sequence ATGGCAATGGGCACCGTGAAGTGGTTCAACAACCAAAAGGGCTTTGGCTTCATCCAGCCGGATGACGGCGCCAAGGACGTCTTCGTTCACATCAGCGCTGTCGAGCGCGCTGGTCTGTCGACCCTCAACGAGGGTCAGAAGGTCTCCTTCGACATCGTCGCGGACCGCCGCAGCGGCAAGTCCTCGGCCGACAACCTCCGCGCCGGCTAG
- a CDS encoding acriflavin resistance protein produces the protein MSSLTGLFGDTQDASLGILMSALAGVAAALAVALTLTVYFRMAYRSWRDVLRHGLAALAAAALFAFVAYDMHHAAAAYLGLNPSKPAVEFEIRMPSETLAAVSDTQIELHTDRNQTLALVDGVSDLADGQALLRGVAALNYRTADRVLVVNLPGKGTYEFRLRLPAEPHRTEQFGPWHLADRITSPLAGRVAPQDSYAIRYRVF, from the coding sequence ATGTCGTCCCTGACCGGACTGTTCGGCGATACCCAAGACGCCTCGCTCGGCATCCTGATGTCGGCGCTGGCGGGCGTCGCCGCGGCGCTGGCGGTCGCGCTGACGCTGACGGTTTATTTCCGGATGGCGTACCGGAGCTGGCGGGACGTGCTGCGGCACGGTTTAGCCGCGCTCGCCGCGGCCGCCCTGTTCGCCTTCGTCGCCTATGACATGCACCACGCCGCGGCTGCCTATCTCGGGCTCAATCCGTCCAAGCCGGCGGTCGAGTTCGAGATCCGGATGCCGAGCGAGACCCTGGCGGCGGTGTCCGACACCCAGATCGAATTGCACACCGATCGCAACCAGACCCTCGCGCTGGTCGACGGCGTCAGCGACCTCGCCGACGGACAGGCGTTGCTGCGCGGCGTCGCCGCGCTCAACTATCGCACCGCCGACCGGGTGCTGGTCGTGAACCTGCCCGGCAAGGGCACGTACGAATTCCGCCTGCGCCTGCCCGCCGAGCCGCATCGCACCGAGCAGTTCGGCCCCTGGCATCTCGCCGATCGCATCACCTCGCCGCTTGCAGGCAGAGTCGCGCCGCAGGATTCCTACGCGATCCGTTATCGCGTGTTTTAA
- the guaA gene encoding glutamine-hydrolyzing GMP synthase, with translation MTAAQNDRSASTPSLASAHDKILIVDFGSQVTQLIARRVREDGVYCEIVPFNKAEEAFKEMKPKAVILSGGPESVHEAGSPRAPQAIFASGVPVMGICYGQMTMAEQLGGTVEGGHHREFGRADVEVKAESKLFEDVWSSGSKNQVWMSHGDRITKMPPGFTVAGTSPNAPFAIIQDETRKYYGLMFHPEVVHTPDGAKLIRNFVRKIAGLTGDWTMRAFREEEIAKIRAQVGKGKVICGLSGGVDSAVAAVLIHEAIGDQLTCVFVDHGLMRLNEAEQVVDLFRHHYNIPLVHVDASKQFLGELEGVTDPEVKRKTIGRLFIEVFEQEAKKIGGADFLAQGTLYPDVIESVSFTGGPSVTIKSHHNVGGLPERMNMKLVEPLRELFKDEVRKLGRELGLPEIFVGRHPFPGPGLAIRCPGDITRAKLDILRQADAVYIDQIRKHGLYDDIWQAFAVLLPVKTVGVMGDGRTYDYVVGLRAVTSTDGMTADFYQFDMKFLGETATRIINEVKGVNRVVYDVTSKPPGTIEWE, from the coding sequence ATGACAGCAGCACAGAACGACCGCTCCGCGTCGACGCCCTCATTGGCCTCGGCGCACGACAAGATTCTCATCGTCGATTTCGGCAGCCAGGTGACGCAGCTGATTGCGCGTCGCGTCCGCGAGGACGGCGTCTATTGCGAGATCGTCCCGTTCAACAAGGCCGAAGAAGCCTTCAAGGAGATGAAGCCGAAAGCGGTGATTCTCTCCGGTGGCCCTGAGTCGGTGCATGAGGCCGGCTCGCCCCGCGCGCCGCAAGCGATCTTCGCCTCCGGCGTGCCCGTGATGGGCATCTGCTACGGCCAGATGACCATGGCGGAGCAGCTCGGCGGCACCGTCGAGGGCGGCCATCACCGCGAATTCGGCCGCGCCGATGTCGAGGTCAAGGCCGAGAGCAAGCTGTTCGAGGACGTCTGGTCATCGGGCAGCAAGAACCAGGTCTGGATGAGCCACGGCGACCGCATCACAAAAATGCCGCCGGGCTTCACGGTGGCCGGCACCTCGCCGAACGCGCCGTTTGCGATCATCCAGGACGAGACGCGCAAATATTACGGCCTGATGTTCCACCCCGAAGTGGTGCACACGCCCGACGGTGCCAAGCTGATCCGCAATTTCGTGCGCAAGATCGCGGGCCTCACCGGCGACTGGACCATGCGCGCCTTCCGCGAGGAGGAGATCGCCAAGATCCGCGCCCAGGTGGGCAAAGGCAAGGTGATCTGCGGCCTCTCCGGCGGCGTCGATTCAGCGGTCGCGGCCGTGCTGATCCACGAGGCCATCGGCGACCAGCTGACGTGTGTGTTCGTCGATCACGGCCTGATGCGCCTCAACGAGGCCGAGCAGGTCGTCGACCTCTTCCGCCACCACTACAACATCCCGCTCGTGCACGTGGATGCCTCGAAGCAATTCCTCGGCGAGCTTGAAGGCGTCACCGACCCGGAAGTGAAGCGCAAGACCATCGGCCGTCTCTTCATCGAGGTGTTCGAGCAGGAGGCCAAGAAGATCGGCGGCGCCGACTTCCTCGCGCAGGGCACGCTCTATCCAGACGTGATCGAGAGCGTCTCCTTCACCGGCGGACCTTCGGTCACCATCAAGTCGCACCACAATGTCGGCGGTCTGCCTGAGCGCATGAACATGAAGCTCGTCGAGCCCCTGCGCGAGCTGTTCAAGGACGAGGTGCGCAAGCTCGGCCGCGAGCTCGGCCTGCCCGAAATCTTCGTCGGCCGCCACCCGTTCCCGGGCCCCGGCCTCGCCATCCGCTGTCCCGGCGACATCACGCGCGCAAAACTCGACATCCTGCGCCAAGCCGATGCCGTCTATATCGACCAGATCCGCAAGCACGGCCTCTACGACGACATCTGGCAGGCTTTTGCGGTGCTGCTGCCCGTCAAGACCGTAGGCGTCATGGGCGATGGCCGCACCTACGACTACGTCGTGGGCCTCCGCGCCGTCACTTCGACCGACGGCATGACCGCGGACTTTTATCAGTTCGACATGAAGTTCCTCGGCGAGACCGCCACACGCATCATCAACGAGGTGAAGGGCGTGAACCGGGTCGTGTACGATGTGACGAGCAAGCCGCCTGGGACGATTGAGTGGGAGTGA
- a CDS encoding metallophosphoesterase family protein → MSEFRLTQISDTHLGRRFAGLIANFHRVSEHIDADRPDLVINTGDVSFDGPTSRDDVEFAKGLHAALPVDCRYLPGNHDIGDNPTALGPAPKPPIAEVHRQQFRDIIGEDHWSFEAAGWRFIGLNSLVMNSGLAFEAAQFDWLASDISRVNGKPVALFLHKPVFLNLPDDPELPETSIRYVPQPARARLIEMFATADLRLIASGHVHQRRDFTFGHTRHIWAPSAGFKIHDGRQDRIAIKETGLVEYRFRPDSFEVRHVRAAGQVDIDIEEILPLMDPH, encoded by the coding sequence ATGTCCGAATTTCGCCTCACGCAGATTTCCGACACGCATCTCGGCCGGCGCTTCGCCGGCCTGATCGCCAACTTCCATCGCGTCAGCGAGCACATCGACGCCGACAGGCCCGATCTCGTCATCAACACTGGCGACGTCTCCTTCGACGGACCGACCAGCCGGGACGACGTCGAATTCGCGAAAGGACTGCACGCGGCCCTGCCCGTCGATTGCCGCTACCTGCCGGGCAATCACGACATCGGCGACAATCCGACCGCGCTTGGGCCCGCGCCGAAGCCGCCAATCGCAGAAGTGCATCGCCAGCAGTTTCGCGACATCATCGGCGAAGATCATTGGTCGTTCGAGGCCGCCGGCTGGCGCTTCATCGGGCTCAATTCGCTGGTGATGAATTCGGGGCTCGCTTTCGAGGCCGCGCAATTCGACTGGCTGGCCTCGGACATTTCGCGCGTGAACGGCAAGCCGGTCGCGCTGTTCCTGCACAAGCCGGTGTTTCTCAACCTGCCCGACGATCCCGAGCTGCCGGAAACGTCGATCCGCTACGTGCCGCAGCCGGCGCGCGCTCGGCTGATCGAGATGTTTGCGACGGCCGATCTGCGTCTGATCGCCAGCGGCCATGTGCACCAGCGGCGTGATTTCACTTTTGGCCACACGCGGCACATCTGGGCACCATCGGCCGGCTTCAAGATCCACGACGGCCGCCAGGACCGGATCGCGATCAAGGAGACGGGTCTCGTCGAATATCGCTTCAGGCCCGACAGTTTCGAGGTCCGCCACGTCCGCGCCGCCGGCCAGGTCGATATCGATATCGAAGAGATCCTGCCCCTGATGGATCCGCACTAG